ATCTGAAGTACTATAGTAGCGGACACAAAGGATGTCACAAAAACTAGTGAGCTGGCTTGGTGTCTAATGCCTATATGGGGTGCTCACTAGTTTGTGAGACCCTCCCAGTATTACGTTTGGATCAAAACTGCACCCTTTGCATTTTATTCATCCCATAAAAGTTTATTACATTCACGCAGGTCTACATTCTAACATCTTCTTGAAAGCTTTTCTGAAGCTGTCGTCCAGGAAGGCGTAAAGAAACGGGTTTAAACAGGAGTTGGCGTAACTCAGACTGGTGATAAAATACGAGATCCCGATGAGAAGCGGCGTGGTCCGCAGGTCTGTGGTCAGAGCTACAATGGTGCTAAGGTGGAAAGGTGTCCAACAGAACAGGCACACGGCCAGCACGATAAACACCATGATAGTCACTTTCTTCTTTGCTTTGTCCAGTGCTTTGGCGTTGGTGTTCAGACGCATATTTCTTAGTTTGTACAGCATCATGCTGTAAAGGATGCAAATAGTAGAAACTGGAATGGCAAAGCCCAGTATGAGGGTATAAATCCGGCTCGCTTTGAACCACACACTTTCAGGACTGGGGAAACTCAGAACGCAGCTTTTCCTCTCGGAGTCGTCGGGACTGATGTATACTCCTGCGAACACTGTGAAGGGCATGACGATAAGGATAACAAGCAGCCACACGCACAAACTGACTATCTTCGCTGCCCTGTACGTTCGGTACGGCATGCGCTTGGAGTGCACCGTCGATACAACCACCAGGTACCGGTCCACGCTCATAACCGTCAGAAAGTAGATGCTTGAGAAGATGTTGTAGTGGTCGAtgcttaaaataattttgcaaagtaCTTCACCGAACGGCCAGTAGTGCAAAAGATGCTCCGCTATGTTGATGGGCAACACTAAAGTGAAGAGGTCATCTGCGATTGCCAAGTTGAGAATGAACATGTTGGTCACCGTCTTCATTTTGGGCGCTTTGAGGATCACATAGATGACCGCTGTGTTGCCCGTCAGACCTACTGCACATATCACGGAGTAAATCACTGGGAGAACCACATACAAGTCTGCGTAAAAGAAGTAGTCAGCCGGCGGCGTACAGTTCAGATCGCTCCGATTGGGAGAGTTGTTATAATATAAGTCCATACTGTAGTTGCATGTCGGATTTGGGTTGAGGGGGTTCGAGATGTTCTCCATATTGTGACAGCTGAGCCTCCGGGGATGAGTGTTTTACTTTATAAATCTGCGCTCTCACAATCGCAGATCTCTCCACGAATCTAAGGTGGTCGATGTTTCTCATCTGTGTCTTTGCGCATCCCGAGATCTGAGGATGATACAAAAGATTCTCCAGCAAACAAACTAAAAGCTAAATGCACGATGTCATAAAACCCACAGAATATATTATACGCAGAAATGATCTCCAAAGCTTAGAGCAACAGTTTGATTCATTTTaactctttattattattattattattattattattaattccaaTTAATTTAAAACACGTTGCAGAATATGTAATCTAATTATAAAGACCAAAAACAATATAATCTTCCCAATATAACTGCGCACACGCCAGAACAAATGTGTAGGTTTAAAAAATGCAaacgtttttgttgttgttgttgttgtttttaaagcaaTGCCATATGTTTCAAATCATTTGAAATTGTTGCTCATTGGCTTGTAGTGAAAAGGTGCGAGTTCCTACCGTGTATTATCTCTCCGTGCGCGCTCTATACCCGCTCTGCGCCAAGAAGCGCAGCTCGCGCTTTTCCCAGCAAATTAAAAGAACCAAGTACGACCGGTGACGTCACAGCGCTCTACACATCTGCCTCCTCGCGTGTTAGGGTTTCTGAAAGTCACTTatccttaatgtttttttttttttttttttttttttatagaataagCAAATATTAAAAGGATGATAGGCTTATATGATCAATGAGCCATGCATACAGTAACACAGAGAAAAGCTTAATACACAGACTAGTGTGTGCTATAATATAGTAGCCAATGTATCATATAATTGTGCATGGAAAGTAAATGCATTAGATCCTAATTCTGCATCACCCATTGTTATTCTCCATTCATGCATGCTTTTATACTTTATTGGACTATTGAAAATCAATAG
The genomic region above belongs to Myxocyprinus asiaticus isolate MX2 ecotype Aquarium Trade chromosome 28, UBuf_Myxa_2, whole genome shotgun sequence and contains:
- the LOC127419115 gene encoding neuropeptides B/W receptor type 2-like, whose amino-acid sequence is MENISNPLNPNPTCNYSMDLYYNNSPNRSDLNCTPPADYFFYADLYVVLPVIYSVICAVGLTGNTAVIYVILKAPKMKTVTNMFILNLAIADDLFTLVLPINIAEHLLHYWPFGEVLCKIILSIDHYNIFSSIYFLTVMSVDRYLVVVSTVHSKRMPYRTYRAAKIVSLCVWLLVILIVMPFTVFAGVYISPDDSERKSCVLSFPSPESVWFKASRIYTLILGFAIPVSTICILYSMMLYKLRNMRLNTNAKALDKAKKKVTIMVFIVLAVCLFCWTPFHLSTIVALTTDLRTTPLLIGISYFITSLSYANSCLNPFLYAFLDDSFRKAFKKMLECRPA